A portion of the Algisphaera agarilytica genome contains these proteins:
- a CDS encoding thioredoxin family protein translates to MAHTPSTMLALGTPAPDFALTDTDGSTVSLGHYTGKPLLVMFICNHCPFVIHVAPELARLAADYGDQVGIVAVQSNDVANYPADAPDKMAEEKTKRGYTFPYLYDADQSVAKAYTAACTPDFFLFDAEHKLAYRGQLDSTRPYRISSGNYDDRNGAANGEDMRAALDALLAGKPMPEQQWPSIGCNIKWIAGNEPAYFG, encoded by the coding sequence ATGGCCCATACCCCGTCCACCATGCTCGCCCTCGGCACGCCCGCGCCGGACTTCGCCCTGACCGACACCGACGGCAGCACCGTCTCGCTCGGTCACTACACCGGTAAACCGCTGCTGGTGATGTTCATCTGCAACCACTGCCCGTTTGTCATCCACGTTGCGCCCGAACTCGCCCGTCTCGCCGCGGACTACGGGGACCAGGTTGGCATCGTGGCGGTCCAATCCAACGACGTGGCGAACTACCCCGCGGACGCGCCGGACAAGATGGCTGAGGAAAAGACCAAGCGGGGGTACACGTTCCCGTATCTCTACGACGCCGACCAATCGGTGGCCAAGGCGTACACCGCGGCGTGTACGCCGGACTTCTTCCTGTTCGATGCGGAGCACAAGCTCGCCTACCGCGGCCAGCTCGACAGCACCCGGCCGTACCGCATCAGCAGCGGCAACTACGACGACCGCAACGGCGCCGCCAACGGCGAAGACATGCGGGCGGCGCTCGACGCGTTATTGGCTGGGAAGCCGATGCCCGAGCAGCAGTGGCCGTCGATCGGCTGCAACATCAAATGGATCG